In the genome of Candidatus Lokiarchaeota archaeon, one region contains:
- a CDS encoding leucine-rich repeat protein — protein sequence MYDKHNNVLCNRGGSDVERVTVRYENEDGTAHQVIYPPDVRNITLGDRHIRYIDLSALSSCTQLERLNLDHNKLETVDISSLKSCKNLKGLNLWSNELTEIDLTPLASCKKLEYLILRKNWLESLDLSPLAACSQLNTLLLSLNALQRIDLAPLASCTQLEHLRLYKNNINKLNLSPLAFCTSLSDLHTDNEGGSTTR from the coding sequence ATATATGATAAGCACAACAATGTGCTATGTAATCGCGGGGGTTCTGACGTGGAAAGAGTCACTGTTCGCTACGAAAATGAAGATGGAACTGCACATCAAGTGATTTACCCTCCGGATGTTAGAAACATCACACTTGGTGATAGACACATTCGTTACATAGATCTGTCAGCGCTTTCCTCTTGTACACAGCTGGAGAGACTGAATCTTGATCATAACAAGCTGGAAACAGTCGACATATCGTCACTTAAATCCTGCAAAAACCTGAAGGGTCTTAATCTCTGGTCCAATGAGCTGACCGAAATTGACCTAACGCCACTTGCTTCCTGCAAAAAGCTGGAGTATCTAATCCTTAGAAAGAACTGGCTCGAGTCATTGGATTTAAGTCCGCTTGCTGCGTGCAGTCAGCTGAATACGCTGCTTCTTTCACTAAACGCACTTCAAAGAATAGATCTCGCTCCGCTTGCCTCCTGTACACAACTAGAGCATCTAAGATTATACAAAAACAATATCAATAAACTAAATCTATCTCCTTTGGCTTTCTGCACCAGTCTCTCGGATTTGCACACTGACAACGAAGGCGGAAGTACGACCCGTTAA
- a CDS encoding ATP-dependent 6-phosphofructokinase, which yields MKVGILTSGGDAPGMNAAIRAVVRVGCARGFEVVGFLGGLQGLIDKDFKPLDARSVAHIIHRGGTILTTGRSKEFKTKEGVTAAADTLRELSLDALIAIGGDGTMRGLAYLGEHWNGILIGLPGTIDNDVYGTDYSIGFDTAVNNALEAIDKIRDTATSYARVFLVEVMGRHSGHIAAHVGIASGALALAIPETKTDLKQIADKIIRGRERGKTSAIVVVAEGDEAGDATEVGRKLSKMIDEKCRVSVLGYIQRGGNPTRKDRLLSSRLGAHAVKCILEKRSGVMLGEIDGEIVETPFEETWSNSKGIPKWMLDHMAELAS from the coding sequence ATGAAAGTCGGTATTCTTACTAGCGGCGGCGACGCACCTGGCATGAACGCTGCTATCCGTGCTGTTGTGCGAGTTGGCTGTGCAAGAGGATTTGAGGTGGTAGGTTTTCTGGGTGGGCTACAGGGCCTTATCGACAAGGACTTCAAGCCATTGGATGCCAGAAGCGTTGCTCATATCATTCATCGAGGTGGCACTATCCTCACCACCGGCCGCTCCAAGGAGTTCAAGACGAAGGAAGGCGTTACTGCCGCAGCGGATACACTCCGCGAGCTGAGCCTTGATGCGCTCATAGCAATCGGTGGAGATGGCACCATGCGAGGCTTGGCCTACCTAGGAGAACACTGGAATGGGATACTGATTGGACTCCCGGGCACAATCGATAACGATGTCTATGGAACCGACTACAGCATCGGCTTTGATACCGCCGTCAACAATGCACTCGAAGCAATCGATAAGATCCGAGATACCGCTACATCTTATGCGAGAGTTTTCTTAGTCGAGGTTATGGGCCGTCACTCTGGGCATATAGCTGCGCACGTTGGAATTGCTTCAGGAGCGCTTGCACTGGCCATCCCTGAGACAAAGACTGACTTGAAGCAAATCGCAGACAAAATCATTCGGGGACGGGAGCGAGGCAAAACAAGCGCGATAGTCGTGGTAGCAGAAGGCGACGAGGCGGGAGACGCCACAGAAGTAGGCCGGAAACTCTCGAAGATGATTGATGAAAAATGCAGGGTTTCTGTGCTGGGATACATTCAACGCGGTGGGAATCCTACAAGAAAGGATCGTTTGCTTTCGAGCAGATTGGGAGCACATGCTGTGAAATGCATACTTGAGAAGCGGAGCGGTGTGATGCTTGGCGAAATCGATGGTGAAATCGTAGAGACTCCCTTCGAGGAGACCTGGTCGAATAGCAAAGGTATTCCCAAGTGGATGTTAGATCACATGGCTGAGCTGGCGAGTTAG